One Zeugodacus cucurbitae isolate PBARC_wt_2022May chromosome 3, idZeuCucr1.2, whole genome shotgun sequence genomic region harbors:
- the LOC105217262 gene encoding serine-rich adhesin for platelets isoform X1: MSHIQSVKRVTHLQLFFLCSLLFCWIQNVNGIYEARRYSDRSRISCENPGTLPNGFSAPRRRNTMLTHHCNFGFKIFGDRRTNCNRGKWIGNRPICATNTCSFPAKNPENGRIQYVDQYHVGVYCSEGYELAGNRFAYCNGTDWDRPLGFCRLRPDKVRHECDFESDDICGWVTDIADGFGWKRTMATNVFTSFHTGPRHDHTTMRASGGHYMLMESFGLTSTPAALTSPIYERAISLKTACCFQFHYFMYGAGVGNLRVYVKPFTKMLSDVIDDQENFLKFKKSGNQNNNWNEAHFSIDEMEEDFQIVFVADGAKSHLSDIAIDDVKIMFGTECKSLDNHDDEADDSAEYEPTTTEQSLYDTLSCVSRCGEEANIGIMRNSTHLIGLCSCHDSCIVDDNCCPDYTKVCLDAPESTTVIPDIVTTTIRRDTKSTSTTSKEIIIKPPTTTTTTTKKATTTSTSTTTIRSTPITSTSKPTTTSTTTSTTTTTAKPKVSSTILTTPSTTKTTTTTTTTTIRTIPTTITTSTKSSTATTKIIPPTQTYTVHHTQPILNVTTAATIERKTTADVITNLPTTKQTPTNTKNHTWEWQPKPESNPRETFVLLFIFGILLIAICITVIYRQKEALKAIWLRKTQPQNYENQSGAEDTNSIIANFAPEEAAPNGSNTASGSAARSSIKISFPSVMRGRSDKRGSSEQEPLFSDNHSDGIPLL, translated from the exons atgtcTCACATTCAGTCCGTTAAACGCGTTACGCATTTGCAATTGTTCTTCCTATGTTCACTATTATTTTGCTGGATACAAAATGTGAATGGTATATATGAAGCACGTCGCTACTCCGATCGTTCGCGTATATCGTGTGAGAATCCTGGAACGCTACCGAATGGCTTTTCGGCGCCGAGACGTCGTAATACGATGTTAACACATCATTGCAACTTTGGTTTTAAGATATTCGGTGATCGGCGAACGAATTGCAATCGTGGCAAATGGATTGGCAATCGTCCAATTTGTGCAA CCAATACATGTTCATTTCCAGCGAAGAATCCAGAAAATGGTAGAATACAATATGTAGATCAATATCATGTCGGTGTCTACTGTTCGGAGGGTTATGAATTGGCTGGTAATCGTTTTGCTTATTGCAATGGCACCGATTGGGATCGCCCGTTAGGCTTTTGCAGGT TACGCCCCGACAAAGTGAGACACGAATGTGATTTTGAGTCTGATGATATTTGCGGCTGGGTCACAGACATAGCGGACGGTTTCGGATGGAAACGTACGATGGCTACAAATGTGTTCACCTCATTTCATACGGGGCCGCGTCACGATCACACTACAATGCGAGCCAGTGGCGGTCACTATATGCTGATGGAAAGTTTTGGGCTCACATCAACACCAGCCGCCCTCACATCACCCATTTATGAACGTGCCATAAGTCTGAAGACAGCGTGTTGCTTTCAATTTCACTATTTTATGTATGGCGCAGGTGTTGGCAATTTAAGAGTCTACGTCAAACCGTTCACGAAAATGTTATCGGATGTTATTGACGACCAAGAAAA CTTTTTGAAGTTCAAAAAGTCTGGTAATCAGAATAACAATTGGAACGAGGCACATTTTAGCATCGACGAAATGGAGGAAGATTTTCAAATCGTATTCGTAGCAGACGGCGCTAAGAGTCATTTGAGTGACATAGCTATAGACGACGTTAAGATAATGTTTGGTACCGAATGTAAATCGTTGGATAATCATGATGATGAAGCCGATGACTCTGCTGAATATGAGCCTACAACTACAG AACAATCTCTCTACGATACTTTATCGTGTGTATCGCGGTGCGGCGAAGAGGCGAATATTGGTATAATGCGTAATTCCACACATTTGATAGGTCTATGTAGTTGTCACGATAGCTGTATAGTTGACGATAATTGCTGTCCGGACTATACGAAAGTCTGTCTCG ATGCTCCGGAGTCTACCACCGTAATACCGGACATTGTTACAACAACGATTAGAAGGGACACGAAATCGACATCAACAACGTcgaaagaaattataataaaaccacCAACAACTACGACAACAACGACCAAAAAggccacaacaacaagcacaagtacaacaacaatacgttCAACTCCAATAACAAGCACGAGTAAGCCAACAACAACCTCAACCACAACCTCAACCACAACCACAACCGCCAAACCCAAAGTAAGCTCTACTATACTCACAACCccgtcaacaacaaaaacaacaacaactacaacaacgacTACAATACGTACAATacccacaacaataacaacgtctACAAAAAGTTCAACTGCTACGACCAAAATCATACCTCCAACTCAAACTTACACCGTACACCACACACAGCCGATCTTGAATGTGACCACCGCCGCAACCATTGAGCGCAAAACAACCGCAGACGTTATCACGAATTTACCAACCA CAAAACAAACGCCAACCAATACCAAAAACCATACCTGGGAATGGCAACCGAAACCTGAGTCCAATCCACGCGAAACCTTTGTATTACTATTTATATTCGGCATACTGCTAATAGCTATATGCATAACTGTAATATATCGGCAAAAAGAAGCGCTCAAGGCCATTTGGTTACGCAAGACGCAGCCACAAAACTATGAAAATCAGAGTGGCGCGGAAGATACTAACTCGATAATAGCAAATTTTGCACCAGAAGAAGCTGCACCCAATGGCAGTAATACGGCTAGTGGAAGTGCAGCCAGAAGTTCCATAAAAATCTCATTCCCAAGCGTAATGAGAGGCAGATCGGATAAACGTGGATCCTCTGAACAAGAGCCATTATTTAGTGATAATCATAGTGATGGCATACCACTACTCTGA
- the LOC128920569 gene encoding C-type lectin 37Db-like, which yields MRITQICILMFLCFTAVLPNTIQVSNRSETDTQPFIEIGGNYYLINTAVKMNWFAAALYCRNFDSDLAVIESQAEMNALSFYLTTNDGHIGKYFWLGVSDLADEGKFMSHTDGRPMPYAKWSGGQPDDAGKNEDCVHLWAINNVFHMNDNVCTAMAYAICELRQRSKSCDVCDLKHFMERLVQSTNAFKCQN from the exons ATGAGAATTacgcaaatttgtattttgatgTTTTTATGCTTTACGGCGGTTTTACCCAATACCATACAAGTTTCAAATCGAA GTGAGACGGACACACAACCCTTCATAGAGATCGGTGGGAACTATTACTTGATTAACACTGCTGTCAAg ATGAATTGGTTTGCGGCTGCGCTCTATTGTCGGAATTTTGATAGCGATTTGGCCGTTATCGAGTCGCAAGCGGAGATGAACGCACTCAGTTTCTATTTAACAACGAATGATGGTCATATTGGTAAATACTTTTGGCTTGGCGTCAGCGATTTGGCGGATGAGGGCAAATTTATGTCGCACACCGACGGACGTCCAATGCCCTATGCTAAGTGGTCGGGCGGTCAACCGGATGACGCTGGCAAAAATGAGGATTGCGTACATCTTTGGGCCATTAATAATGTATTCCACATGAATGACAACGTGTGCACGGCGATGGCTTATGCCATTTGTGAGTTGCGGCAACGGAGCAAGAGTTGTGACGTGTGtgatttgaaacattttatgGAAAGACTCGTACAAAGTACAAATGCTTTCAAGTGTCAAAATTAG
- the LOC105217263 gene encoding uncharacterized protein LOC105217263 — protein MSHIQSVKRVTHLQLFFLCSLLFYWIQNVNGIYYRYSDHTHIPCKNPGTLPNGFSVLRRRSTMLRNFCNFGFKMFGDRRLICNRGKWIGNRPICATNTCSIPPKHPENGRIQYVDQYHVVVYCSDGYELAGNRFAYCNGTDWDRPLGFCRLRPDKVRHECDFESDDICGWVTDIADGFGWKRTMATNVFTSFHTGPRHDHTTMRASGGHYMLMESFGLTSTPAALTSPIYERAISLKTACCFQFYYFMYGAGVGNLRVYVKPFTKMLSDVIDDQENFLKFKKSGNQNNNWNEAHFSIDEMEEDFQIVFVADGAKSHLSDIAIDDVKIMFDTECKSLDNHDDEADDSAEYEPTTTEQSLYDTLSCVSRCGEEANIGIMRNDTYLIGLCSCHYGCIVDDNCCLDYRKVCLDGTETNTINIPEIVTTTISSDTKFNTAAMQEEIIIGSFKNLSSVQTDAPDTQPMFGVTTAVTNNRTNAADDIKELTKNSSTVKHPFIPIGSKYYLINTAVKMNWFEAALFCRSFNSDLAIIESEAEIDAVSFYVTTNSNFGKYFWLGVTDLAVEGKFMSHSNGRDIFYAKWATGQPDDSQKNEDCVHLRPVNNMYAMNDYPCTAEGYALCEMQEAPKSCVESTIPN, from the exons atgtcTCACATTCAGTCCGTTAAACGCGTTACGCATTTGCAATTGTTCTTCCTATGTTCACTATTATTTTACTGGATACAAAATGTGAATGGTATATATTATCGCTACTCCGATCATACACATATACCATGTAAGAATCCTGGAACGCTACCGAATGGCTTTTCGGTGCTGAGGCGTCGTAGTACAATGTTAAGAAACTTTTGCAATTTTGGTTTCAAGATGTTCGGTGATCGGCGATTGATATGCAATCGTGGCAAATGGATTGGCAATCGTCCAATTTGTGCAA CCAATACATGTTCCATTCCACCGAAGCATCCAGAAAATGGTAGAATACAATATGTGGATCAATATCATGTGGTTGTCTACTGTTCGGACGGTTATGAATTGGCTGGTAATCGTTTTGCTTATTGCAATGGCACCGATTGGGATCGCCCGTTAGGCTTTTGCAGGT TACGCCCCGACAAAGTGAGACACGAATGTGATTTTGAGTCTGATGATATTTGCGGCTGGGTAACAGACATAGCGGACGGTTTCGGATGGAAACGTACGATGGCTACAAATGTGTTCACCTCATTTCATACGGGACCGCGTCACGATCACACTACAATGCGAGCCAGTGGCGGTCACTATATGCTGATGGAAAGTTTTGGGCTCACATCAACACCAGCCGCCCTCACATCACCCATTTATGAACGTGCCATAAGTCTGAAGACAGCGTGTTGCTttcaattttactattttatgtaTGGCGCAGGTGTTGGCAATTTAAGAGTCTACGTCAAACCGTTCACGAAAATGTTATCGGATGTTATTGACGACCAAGAAAA CTTTTTGAAGTTCAAAAAGTCTGGTAATCAGAATAACAATTGGAACGAGGCACATTTTAGCATCGACGAAATGGAGGAAGATTTTCAAATCGTATTCGTTGCAGACGGCGCTAAGAGTCATTTGAGTGACATAGCTATAGACGACGTTAAGATAATGTTTGACACCGAGTGTAAATCGTTGGATAATCATGATGATGAAGCCGATGACTCCGCTGAATATGAGCCTACAACTACAG AACAATCTCTCTACGATACTTTATCGTGTGTATCGCGGTGCGGCGAAGAGGCGAATATTGGTATAATGCGTAATGACACATATTTGATAGGTCTATGCAGTTGTCACTATGGTTGTATAGTTGACGATAATTGCTGTCTGGACTATAGGAAAGTCTGTCTCG ATGGTACGGAGACCAACACCATAAATATACCAGAAATTGTCACAACTACTATTAGCAGTGACACGAAATTTAACACAGCTGCAATGCAAGAAGAAATTATAATTGGAAGTTTTAAAAACCTATCATCGGTTCAAACTGATGCTCCCGACACACAACCTATGTTTGGTGTAACCACAGCCGTAACTAATAACCGCACAAATGCCGCAGATGATATCAAGGAATTAACAAAAA ACAGCTCTACAGTCAAACATCCCTTCATACCGATCggtagtaaatattatttaattaataccgCCGTCAAG ATGAATTGGTTCGAGGCAGCCTTGTTTTGTCGTTCTTTTAATAGCGATTTGGCCATAATCGAAAGCGAAGCAGAGATAGACGCAGTGTCTTTCTACGTAACCACAAATagcaattttggaaaatatttctgGCTCGGTGTCACCGATTTGGCGGTGGAGGGTAAATTTATGTCACACAGCAATGGACGCGACATTTTCTATGCCAAATGGGCAACAGGTCAACCAGATGATAGTCAAAAGAATGAAGATTGCGTACACCTTCGGCctgtaaataatatgtatgcTATGAACGATTATCCATGCACTGCGGAGGGCTATGCGCTTTGTGAGATGCAAGAAGCCCCAAAAAGTTGTGTTGAAAGTACAATACCGAATTGA
- the LOC105217264 gene encoding C-type lectin 37Db-like, giving the protein MAITLYILVFCFTSVLCTAAKTSAPNADNSTDTYPFIPIGSKYYLINAAVKMNWFEATLFCRSFNSDLAVIESEAEMNALSFYVTTNGNLGKYFWLGATDLAVEGKFMSYNNGRAIPYAKWTRGQPDDSQRNEDCVHLWPVNNIYAMNDYPCTGEGYALCQMRESQKSCGGSTIPNCGLKKLVEEYVKSAYPILNCQD; this is encoded by the exons ATGGCAATTAcactatatattttagttttctgTTTTACCAGTGTTCTCTGCACTGCCGCAAAGACGAGCGCGCCGAATGCTG ACAACTCTACGGACACGTATCCCTTCATACCGATCggtagtaaatattatttaataaatgccGCCGTCAAG ATGAATTGGTTCGAAGCCACCTTGTTTTGTCGCTCGTTTAATAGTGATTTGGCTGTAATCGAAAGCGAAGCTGAGATGAACGCACTATCTTTCTACGTAACCACAAATGGAAATCTGGGGAAATATTTCTGGCTTGGTGCCACCGATTTGGCGGTGGAAGGTAAATTTATGTCATACAACAATGGACGCGCTATACCATATGCCAAATGGACAAGAGGTCAACCAGATGATAGTCAAAGGAATGAAGATTGCGTACACCTTTGGCccgtaaataatatatatgctaTGAATGATTATCCATGCACTGGGGAGGGCTATGCTCTTTGTCAGATGCGAGAATCTCAAAAAAGTTGTGGTGGTAGTACAATACCGAATTGTGGCTTGAAAAAACTCGTAGAAGAATATGTGAAAAGTGCATATCCTATATTGAATTGTCAAGATTAG
- the LOC105217262 gene encoding uncharacterized protein LOC105217262 isoform X3 gives MSHIQSVKRVTHLQLFFLCSLLFCWIQNVNGIYEARRYSDRSRISCENPGTLPNGFSAPRRRNTMLTHHCNFGFKIFGDRRTNCNRGKWIGNRPICATNTCSFPAKNPENGRIQYVDQYHVGVYCSEGYELAGNRFAYCNGTDWDRPLGFCRLRPDKVRHECDFESDDICGWVTDIADGFGWKRTMATNVFTSFHTGPRHDHTTMRASGGHYMLMESFGLTSTPAALTSPIYERAISLKTACCFQFHYFMYGAGVGNLRVYVKPFTKMLSDVIDDQENFLKFKKSGNQNNNWNEAHFSIDEMEEDFQIVFVADGAKSHLSDIAIDDVKIMFGTECKSLDNHDDEADDSAEYEPTTTEQSLYDTLSCVSRCGEEANIGIMRNSTHLIGLCSCHDSCIVDDNCCPDYTKVCLDAPESTTVIPDIVTTTIRRDTKSTSTTSKEIIIKPPTTTTTTTKKATTTSTSTTTIRSTPITSTSKPTTTSTTTSTTTTTAKPKVSSTILTTPSTTKTTTTTTTTTIRTIPTTITTSTKSSTATTKIIPPTQTYTVHHTQPILNVTTAATIERKTTADVITNLPTNIAKSRLYDLCMYGYRRC, from the exons atgtcTCACATTCAGTCCGTTAAACGCGTTACGCATTTGCAATTGTTCTTCCTATGTTCACTATTATTTTGCTGGATACAAAATGTGAATGGTATATATGAAGCACGTCGCTACTCCGATCGTTCGCGTATATCGTGTGAGAATCCTGGAACGCTACCGAATGGCTTTTCGGCGCCGAGACGTCGTAATACGATGTTAACACATCATTGCAACTTTGGTTTTAAGATATTCGGTGATCGGCGAACGAATTGCAATCGTGGCAAATGGATTGGCAATCGTCCAATTTGTGCAA CCAATACATGTTCATTTCCAGCGAAGAATCCAGAAAATGGTAGAATACAATATGTAGATCAATATCATGTCGGTGTCTACTGTTCGGAGGGTTATGAATTGGCTGGTAATCGTTTTGCTTATTGCAATGGCACCGATTGGGATCGCCCGTTAGGCTTTTGCAGGT TACGCCCCGACAAAGTGAGACACGAATGTGATTTTGAGTCTGATGATATTTGCGGCTGGGTCACAGACATAGCGGACGGTTTCGGATGGAAACGTACGATGGCTACAAATGTGTTCACCTCATTTCATACGGGGCCGCGTCACGATCACACTACAATGCGAGCCAGTGGCGGTCACTATATGCTGATGGAAAGTTTTGGGCTCACATCAACACCAGCCGCCCTCACATCACCCATTTATGAACGTGCCATAAGTCTGAAGACAGCGTGTTGCTTTCAATTTCACTATTTTATGTATGGCGCAGGTGTTGGCAATTTAAGAGTCTACGTCAAACCGTTCACGAAAATGTTATCGGATGTTATTGACGACCAAGAAAA CTTTTTGAAGTTCAAAAAGTCTGGTAATCAGAATAACAATTGGAACGAGGCACATTTTAGCATCGACGAAATGGAGGAAGATTTTCAAATCGTATTCGTAGCAGACGGCGCTAAGAGTCATTTGAGTGACATAGCTATAGACGACGTTAAGATAATGTTTGGTACCGAATGTAAATCGTTGGATAATCATGATGATGAAGCCGATGACTCTGCTGAATATGAGCCTACAACTACAG AACAATCTCTCTACGATACTTTATCGTGTGTATCGCGGTGCGGCGAAGAGGCGAATATTGGTATAATGCGTAATTCCACACATTTGATAGGTCTATGTAGTTGTCACGATAGCTGTATAGTTGACGATAATTGCTGTCCGGACTATACGAAAGTCTGTCTCG ATGCTCCGGAGTCTACCACCGTAATACCGGACATTGTTACAACAACGATTAGAAGGGACACGAAATCGACATCAACAACGTcgaaagaaattataataaaaccacCAACAACTACGACAACAACGACCAAAAAggccacaacaacaagcacaagtacaacaacaatacgttCAACTCCAATAACAAGCACGAGTAAGCCAACAACAACCTCAACCACAACCTCAACCACAACCACAACCGCCAAACCCAAAGTAAGCTCTACTATACTCACAACCccgtcaacaacaaaaacaacaacaactacaacaacgacTACAATACGTACAATacccacaacaataacaacgtctACAAAAAGTTCAACTGCTACGACCAAAATCATACCTCCAACTCAAACTTACACCGTACACCACACACAGCCGATCTTGAATGTGACCACCGCCGCAACCATTGAGCGCAAAACAACCGCAGACGTTATCACGAATTTACCAACCA ATATCGCTAAGAGTCGCTTATATGACTTATGTATGTACGGCTATAGACGATGTTAA
- the LOC105217262 gene encoding uncharacterized protein LOC105217262 isoform X2, translating into MSHIQSVKRVTHLQLFFLCSLLFCWIQNVNGIYEARRYSDRSRISCENPGTLPNGFSAPRRRNTMLTHHCNFGFKIFGDRRTNCNRGKWIGNRPICATNTCSFPAKNPENGRIQYVDQYHVGVYCSEGYELAGNRFAYCNGTDWDRPLGFCRLRPDKVRHECDFESDDICGWVTDIADGFGWKRTMATNVFTSFHTGPRHDHTTMRASGGHYMLMESFGLTSTPAALTSPIYERAISLKTACCFQFHYFMYGAGVGNLRVYVKPFTKMLSDVIDDQENFLKFKKSGNQNNNWNEAHFSIDEMEEDFQIVFVADGAKSHLSDIAIDDVKIMFGTECKSLDNHDDEADDSAEYEPTTTEQSLYDTLSCVSRCGEEANIGIMRNSTHLIGLCSCHDSCIVDDNCCPDYTKVCLDAPESTTVIPDIVTTTIRRDTKSTSTTSKEIIIKPPTTTTTTTKKATTTSTSTTTIRSTPITSTSKPTTTSTTTSTTTTTAKPKVSSTILTTPSTTKTTTTTTTTTIRTIPTTITTSTKSSTATTKIIPPTQTYTVHHTQPILNVTTAATIERKTTADVITNLPTNGTDTQSFVEIGGKYYLINTAVK; encoded by the exons atgtcTCACATTCAGTCCGTTAAACGCGTTACGCATTTGCAATTGTTCTTCCTATGTTCACTATTATTTTGCTGGATACAAAATGTGAATGGTATATATGAAGCACGTCGCTACTCCGATCGTTCGCGTATATCGTGTGAGAATCCTGGAACGCTACCGAATGGCTTTTCGGCGCCGAGACGTCGTAATACGATGTTAACACATCATTGCAACTTTGGTTTTAAGATATTCGGTGATCGGCGAACGAATTGCAATCGTGGCAAATGGATTGGCAATCGTCCAATTTGTGCAA CCAATACATGTTCATTTCCAGCGAAGAATCCAGAAAATGGTAGAATACAATATGTAGATCAATATCATGTCGGTGTCTACTGTTCGGAGGGTTATGAATTGGCTGGTAATCGTTTTGCTTATTGCAATGGCACCGATTGGGATCGCCCGTTAGGCTTTTGCAGGT TACGCCCCGACAAAGTGAGACACGAATGTGATTTTGAGTCTGATGATATTTGCGGCTGGGTCACAGACATAGCGGACGGTTTCGGATGGAAACGTACGATGGCTACAAATGTGTTCACCTCATTTCATACGGGGCCGCGTCACGATCACACTACAATGCGAGCCAGTGGCGGTCACTATATGCTGATGGAAAGTTTTGGGCTCACATCAACACCAGCCGCCCTCACATCACCCATTTATGAACGTGCCATAAGTCTGAAGACAGCGTGTTGCTTTCAATTTCACTATTTTATGTATGGCGCAGGTGTTGGCAATTTAAGAGTCTACGTCAAACCGTTCACGAAAATGTTATCGGATGTTATTGACGACCAAGAAAA CTTTTTGAAGTTCAAAAAGTCTGGTAATCAGAATAACAATTGGAACGAGGCACATTTTAGCATCGACGAAATGGAGGAAGATTTTCAAATCGTATTCGTAGCAGACGGCGCTAAGAGTCATTTGAGTGACATAGCTATAGACGACGTTAAGATAATGTTTGGTACCGAATGTAAATCGTTGGATAATCATGATGATGAAGCCGATGACTCTGCTGAATATGAGCCTACAACTACAG AACAATCTCTCTACGATACTTTATCGTGTGTATCGCGGTGCGGCGAAGAGGCGAATATTGGTATAATGCGTAATTCCACACATTTGATAGGTCTATGTAGTTGTCACGATAGCTGTATAGTTGACGATAATTGCTGTCCGGACTATACGAAAGTCTGTCTCG ATGCTCCGGAGTCTACCACCGTAATACCGGACATTGTTACAACAACGATTAGAAGGGACACGAAATCGACATCAACAACGTcgaaagaaattataataaaaccacCAACAACTACGACAACAACGACCAAAAAggccacaacaacaagcacaagtacaacaacaatacgttCAACTCCAATAACAAGCACGAGTAAGCCAACAACAACCTCAACCACAACCTCAACCACAACCACAACCGCCAAACCCAAAGTAAGCTCTACTATACTCACAACCccgtcaacaacaaaaacaacaacaactacaacaacgacTACAATACGTACAATacccacaacaataacaacgtctACAAAAAGTTCAACTGCTACGACCAAAATCATACCTCCAACTCAAACTTACACCGTACACCACACACAGCCGATCTTGAATGTGACCACCGCCGCAACCATTGAGCGCAAAACAACCGCAGACGTTATCACGAATTTACCAACCA ATGGGACTGACACACAATCCTTCGTAGAGATCGGtggcaaatattatttaataaacactGCTGTCAAG